CGCGGCGCTTCGGCCTCGCCGGGCGCGGGGCTGTGGCCCCGGGCTGGCGGGCCGATTTCGTGCTGCTGGACGACCTGGAATCCTTCGCCATTTCCGGCTGCTGGCTGGGCGGCAGGCCCGTGGACGAGCTGGACTTCGCCAGCTCCGTGCCCCTGCCGGGCAACACCATGCGCCTGGGGCGGCCCCTGGCCCCGGAGCTGTTCGCCATTCCCGCCGCTGGACGCCGGGCGCGGGCCATCGGCGTGGTGCCCGGGCAGATCGTGACCCGGGCCCTGGAAGCGGACGTGCCCGCGCGCGGCGGGCTGGCCCAGGCCGATCCGGGGCGCGACCTGGCCAAGCTGGCCGTTGTGGAGCGCCACGCGGCCACGGGCAACGTTGGGCTGGGGTTCGTGCAGGGCCTGGGGCTGGCCCGGGGCGCCGTGGCCTCCAGCGTGGCCCACGACTCGCACAACATCGTGGCTGCGGGCATGGACGACGCCGACCTGGCCCTGGCCGCGCGGGCCGTGGCCGAGGCGGGCGGCGGGCTGGCCGCGGCGCTGGACGGCCGGGTGCTGGCGCTGCTGCCCCTGCCCGTGGCCGGGCTGATGAGCGACAGGGGCGCCGACGAGGTGGTGGCCGGGCTCGAAGCCCTGCGCGCGGCCACGCGTGGCCTGCTGCGCCCCGGCCACGACGCGGACCCGTTCATGATCCTGTCCTTCCTGGCCCTGCCGGTGATCCCGGCCCTGAAGCTCACGGACCGGGGGCTGGTGGACGTGGAACGCTTCGCCCACGTGCCGCTTTTCGTGGAGTAGGGGACCGGGGCGCCGCACCCGTTCCCCTCGGGCCGGTTTCCTGCTACAACCCGGAGCGTCGGCCCCCCGCCCCGCCCGCAGCGGCCGGGGCAGGGGGGCCGAAGAGGGCGCAACACCCGGGGGAGGGCCTGCATGGCGTCGGACATCAAAAGACTTTTCGAGCGCTTCAAGGACAGCTGGGCCTTCCTGGTCACCTTCGGCATGCTCACCACCGTCCTGGCGGCCTGGCTGTATGTGCAGCAGCCCGGGTTCCTGCGCGACCTGAATTTCAAGGTCTACGACACCCTGCTGCGGGCCACCGCCGGGACCGTGACCACCAAGGTGCCCGTGGTGGTGGACCTGGACGAGGCCAGCCTGGCGCGCTTCGGGCAGTGGCCCTGGCCGCGCTACCGGGTGGCCCTGCTGCTGGCCAAGATCCGCGAGGCCGGGGCCCTGGCCGTGGGCCTGGACATCGTGTTTCCCGAGCCCGACCGCACCTCGCCCAAGGTGCTCAAGGAGGCCCTGCGCCGCGATCTCCAGGTGGACGTGGCCTTCGCCGGGATGCCCGACGCCCTCATGGACAACGACCTGATCTTCGGCGACGTGGTCGGCAACGGGCCCTTCGTGCTGGGCTACTATTTCCACTTCGACCGCGAACTGGACGAGGTGCGCGGCGCGGCGAGCGAATGCGCCCTGCATCCCGTGAGCCTGGTGGAGAAGCGCCACAAGGGCGCGCCCCCGGCCTCGGAATTTTTGATCAGCGCCCCGGCGGTGGTCTGCAACATCCCGGAAATCTCGGAAAAGGCCCACATGTCGGGCTTCTTCAACACCGAGCCCGACCCCGACGGCATCTACCGCAAGACCCCGCTGTTCGTGCGCCACAAGGACAAGCTCTACCCCAACCTGGCCCTGGCCACGCTCATGGCCGCCACGGGCCAGCGCCAGGCGCTGGTCAACGTGAGCACCCAGGGCATCGAGAGCGTGCGCATCGGGCAGATCGAGGTGCCCGTGGACCCGCGCGGGCAGATCTACACGAAATATCGCGGCAAGCGCGGGGCGTTCCGCTACGTGCCCGCCTGGCGGGTGCTCGAAGGCAAGATTTCCGAGGGCGAACTCGAAGGCAAGATCGTGTTCCTGGGCACCTCGGCGGCGGGGCTGCTCGACCTGCGGGCCACGCCCTTCGATCCCATCCTGCCCGGGGTGGAGGTCCACGCCACGGTGGTGGACAACATCCTGGCCCAGGACTTCATCCAGCGCCCGGTGTGGGCCTGGGGCCTGGAGTTCGTGCTCCTTCTGGCCGCCGGAGCCCTGACCACCGCGCTGTTGACCTGGGTCGGGGCGGCCTGGAGCGTGCTGCCCCTGGCCGCCAGCGCGGGGGGCATGTGGTACGGCGCCTACTGGAGCATGCAGGCCAAGGGCTTCTTCCTCTCGCCCCTGTATCCGCTGATCATGCTGGCCGTGAACTTCACGGTGCTGACGCTGCTCAAGTACTGGCGCGAGGAAGGCCAGAAGAAGTACCTGCACGCCACCTTCCAGAGCTACCTGTCGCCCGAGCTCATCGACGAGATGTTCCGCAGCAAGGCCAACCCGACCCTGGGCGGCGAGGCGCGCGTGATCACGGCGTTCTTCTCCGACGTGCAGAGCTTTTCGACCTTTTCCGAAAAGCTCACGGCCACCCAGCTCGTGGAACTGCTCAACGAATACCTCACGGCCATGACCGACATCCTCCTCGCCGACCGGGGCACCCTGGACAAGTACGAAGGCGACGCGGTGGTGGCCTTCTTCGGCGCGCCCATGGACGTGCCCGACCACGGCTACCGCGCCTGCCGCGTGGCCGTGGCCATGCAGCGCCGGCTGGGGGAGCTGCGCGAGAAATGGCGCGCCGAGCGCCAGGCCCCGGGCGAGCCCGAGCGCAACGTCAAGGGCTACCCGCCCGAAGTCTGGACCCCGGGCGACAAATGGCCGCGCATCGTCCACGAAATGCGCGTGCGCATCGGCCTGAACTCGGGTGAGATCGTGGTCGGCAACATGGGCAGCACCATGCGCATGAACTACACCATGATGGGCGACGCGGTGAACCTGGCCGCGCGCCTGGAATCCGGCGCCAAGCAGTACGGGGTGTACACCCTGGTCAGCGAGGCGACCCTGGACCAGCCCGCCTGGGACGAAGAGGGCGCGCCCTGCACGGTGCGCGACCTGGTGGAGGCCCGCTTCATCGACAACATCGCCGTGGTCGGCAAGTCCGAGCCGGTGCGGGTGTACGAGGTCGTGGCCCTGCGCGGCGGGCTGACCGAGGGGCAGCGCGAGCTGCTGCGCGAGTTCGACGCGGCCATGGAGCACTATCTGGCCATGCGCTGGGACGCGGCCCGCGAGGGCTTCGCCCGGGCCGATGCCCTGGAGCTGGTGCCGCAGGCCAAGGTCACACCGTCGCGGGCGTTCATGGCCCGCTGCGAGCTGTTCAAGGCCAACCCGCCCGTGGGCCCCGGCGAGACGTGGGACGGCGTGTTCCGCCTGACCAGCAAGTAGGCCGGGCGGCCAGGAGCAGGCCGGGGCCGAAGCGCGCCGGGCAGGGGAGTCCGGCCGGGACAGGGACAGGGAAGAGGGCGCAAACCTAGAGTTTCACTTGAGGTTTGAGACTGTTTTTCTTTAATTTTAGCATATTGGCGCCTCATGCGGCGGCGGGCTGGGGCCCTCCCTGGACCCGCCGCTGCGGTTGCCCTGTCCGGGGGCACAGGGAAGCGGCCTTGTCGGCGGCCTCGGGTTCATGCCCGGGCCGCTTTATTTTTGGGCTGGTCGCAGCGCCGTCATGGCGTGCCGCCCCCTTTCCGTGTGTCCCCAGGGCGCCGTGGCCGTGAGCGGAAGGGCTGTGCTCCGCCCTGGCCTGCGGGAGGAGCCGGAAGGGGGCTCCCTGAAGGGCGCCCGGAGCCCGGGGAGCCTGCAAGGCGTCCGTTCTGCGGCCAAGGCGCCAGTTTCGGAGGCATTTGGGCCGGCGTGGCAGGGGCCGGGCGCTGCGAATGCCCCTCCGGCCGGAAAACCGGGGCGCGGCAGGCCTGCCCGGAACACAGCGCCTGCCGCACGAATCACCGGCGCAAAACCTGCGGAACCGGGGACGGCTGCGGGGCAAGCTGCGCAGTTGGATGCGCTGACGCGGCGCGCACGCACCACCGGGCCAGCACAAGCGTCCGGAAGGACATGAACGCCTCTTGAGGGCCTGCCTTTCCAGGACGAGCCACGAGCGGAGGCAAAACGGCGGCGCGGGAGTGGGCGGCAGGCAGGCGGCATGGAGTCGGCCCTGAGCACAGGCGACAGGCCCCGACTGCCCGTGACGGAGCGCCCCGGGCCCCGGGTGGCAGATCCGGGGCGTTGCCCGGGCAAAGCACCTGCGGTGCCGTGCGGCGCAAAGAGCTGGCAGGGGTCCCAGAGGCCTTTTCCGGCCCAAGTCCGGGTGCTGCGTCGCGCGGACGGGCTTGTGGGCTCCAGAGGCGCAGGGCGGCACTGCGGGAAGGGTCCGGGCGGAGCACGGCCCCGGGGCCAGCCTTCAAGTTGCAGCAGTGCAGTCTGTTTCTGTTCCACGAACTGCAAGCGGCGAAATGATTTGAATGATTTCAAAGCCCTATGCGCGCCTCCCTTTGGTTTAAAGTTAACATAATTTACATTATGAGACAGTCAGGCCCAGGTGAACACAGGTTGAAGCAGGATCTGCGCTACTGCCCTTGGGCCTGTTTTGCCCGCGTTTTCGAGGGGGTCTGCTCGACATGGTTCGGGTGCTGCTGCAACTCCAAGGGTTCTTGAAGTTTGCCCGGTGCCCTGCGGGATATTGGAACTGCCTGGGGCGCTGCGCTTCTGGAGATTGTCCGGGGGTTCTGCGGTATGCCCGTGTCCGCCTGCCCTCCAGGGCGCATGGAAACCCAGGGCTTGGCGCGCACCTGGGGGCTTGCGCGGCTTGCCACGGCACTTTGAACCAGGAGACCCTTTGGGCGCCCCACAGGCCGTCGCCCCTTTCTTCTCGCCCGCGCCTCCCGGCCCTGGTCACGGGCCGCAAATTACGCGCAGGCCGCCCCGCTCCCGGGCCTGGGCTCACCGGGGCGCCCGCGCGCCCGGGCCTTCTGGACGTTTTTCCTGGCCAGGATGACCAAAGTATGCCCTGAGGCCTGAAAACGCCTTGGCGGGCCTTGTGGGTACGATGCCCGAAAGACGCGGGGCCCCGCTCGCTACTCCCTTCGGAAAGACGTCAACATCCGGCGCGCAGATGGGCGTGGGGCCGGGGAGCGGCCAGCCGTGGTCGCGGTGTGAATCCTCTCCGGCACAGCGCCTTTTCTTGGATTTTCGGCAAGGGCAGTGCTTGCCCCGGAGGGCGCCGGGAGCCCCGACCGCTCTTGTTCTTGCTAAACAGCGGCAATTGTTTTGGGCGGTTGTTTGATGTTGCCAGGGGTGACCTTTGACAATGCTGCTCATTTATCATTGTTAATGATTTAATAATATCAAAGATAATAAATGTTTGACAGGCTTTTCTGGTGTGCTATCTTTTCCAGAAACTAACCGTGGCGGAGGTGCAAAATGGGAACAAATAAAGGCGTTCAATATGTGGAAATTCAAGGCCACAAGATCAACCTGTATCGGAAAGGGCGAGACACCAAAGGGTATCTGTTCGACGTTTTGCCGAAAGTACTCGCCGTGGTCGATGAGGAGGAAATCCAGAGGCTTCAAGATCGTGACTACTGCAAGGATAAATTCGATCTGAACTTCCCTGTGATCACTCTTTCCAGCAAAAATGGACACGATCACAATGGGTATCGTCGGTATTATTCCAAGTTACTTCTTGGAACATACTGGGTTTGCAAGGAATGGTACGACACCCCTGCCCAACCCAATTTTGAAATGTGGAGCAACTACCTGTTTGAACTGCGTGACAGGTTCAACAACTAAGGCAGAATTTATCCGGATGTTAGCAAAACATCTTCGCTGGTTGCGTGCAAGCAGGTTGACACAACCTTGGGACACATCTTACCCAGAAGAAGGCCCCCTAATCGCATTGACAATCAAAGGATTCCGATTGATTTCGGGCGTTTTCGTCAAGGGGGCCATTTGACTTGCGAAACGATTTACCTGGTTGAGATGTTAGGCGAAAAAAAATCCAAGGCCAGCGCGCAGCAAAAGAGACGCGGGGCCTTGGATTTTCCGAATAACGCGTCAGATCGCCTTTTGGGGCGGCCTGTCAGGCCCCGGCGCCGGGGGTCTTTTTCCAGTCAGCCAGGAAGGCGTCCAGGCCCTTGTCCGTCAGCGGGTGGCTGGCCAGTTTTTCCAGGACGTTGAAGGGGATGGTCGCCACGTCGGCGCCCAGCAGCGCGCTTTGCAGGATGTGCATCGGGCTGCGCACGCTGGCCACCAGGGTCTGGGTGGAGAAGCCGTAGTTGGTGAAGATGGTCACGATCTGCTCCACCAGGGCCATGCCCTCGGCGCCCACGTCGTCCACCCGGCCTACGAAGGGGCTGACGTAGCTCGCCCCGGCCTTGGCGGCCAGCAGGGCTTGCAGCGGCGAGAAGACCAGGGTCACGTTGGTGTCGATGCCCATGCCCGTCAGCTCGCGCACGGCGGCCAGGCCTTCCATGGTCATGGGAATCTTGACCACCACGTTGGGCCCGAACTGCACCAGCTCGCGCGCCTCGCGGACCATCTCCGCCGCCGTGAGGCCGACGACCTCCAGGCTCACCGGGCCCTCGACCTCGGCGCAGATCTTCTGCGCCAGGGTACGCCAGTCCTCTTTCTCGCGGGCAAAAAGGCTCGGGTTGGTGGTCACGCCGTCGATGAGACCGTAGGCCTTGGCCCGCCGGATCTCTTCCAGGTTCGCCGTATCGATGAAAAAGCGCATGGCGTCGTCCCCCTTTTCGGACGCGTTGCGCCGCAGGCCGGCCCTCGGGCGGCGCGCGGCGCGTCATTGGGCCCTATTCCACGGGCTTGGGTTCCTCGGATTTGCCTTCGAGCTGCTTCACGTACTTGTCGCGGCACTCGTAGCTGCAGAAACAGTGCACCGTCTCGCCGTTGCGTACGCGGATTTCGCAGTCCTCGCGGGAGACGTAGCTGCCGCAGATGGGGTCCTTGACCATCTCGCCCGAGGCCTTCAGGGTTTCCTGCTCCTTCTCCTCCTTCATCTCCTTGCGTCGGGCGTCGCCCTTGAAGAGCTTGTAGAGCAGAAACAGGCCCGCAGCCAGAATCAGGAATTTCAGCATGATACCCCACCCTCGGCTTGATTGTTAAAGCTATGCTTCAAGTTTGTCGGAGCGGACGGGCGGCCCGGGCTCCCCTGCCCCGCGCGGGGCTACTGTCTGATTTCCTCGCCCTGCGGCCCGGAGACAACCTGGAAATCCAGGCGCGCCAGGGCGTCCTCCACGGCCTGCCCGCCGGGCAGGCGCAGGCCCGGGGCCAGCTCCGCCAGGGGCACGAGCACGAAAGCCCGCTGGCCCATGCGCGGATGGGGCAGCTCCAGGCGCGCGTCGCGCAGCACCAGCCCGCCGAACAGCAAAAGGTCCAGGTCGATAACCCGGGGCCCGAAGCGCGCGGGGGCGCCGGGGCCCGTGCTGCGGTCGCGGCCCAGGGCCAGCTCGATGCCCAACAGCGCGTCCAGCAGCCCGTGGGGCGTCACCGTCTCGTCGCATAGCACGCGCGCGACCTGATTGGCAAACCAGGGCTGGTCGCGCCGGTCCTGCGGCTCGGTGCGATACACGCGCGAGGCTCCGCCCGGGCGCACTCCGGGAATCCGGCCCAGGCGCTCCAGGGCCCGGGCCAGATTCTCCACGGGGTCGCCCAGGTTGGACCCGAGGCAGACGAAGGCCTCTACAGCGCGGCGATGCGGGATACGGCCTCCTCGAGGCGCGCGGTGGGCACGGTCAG
This is a stretch of genomic DNA from Desulfocurvus vexinensis DSM 17965. It encodes these proteins:
- a CDS encoding adenine deaminase C-terminal domain-containing protein, coding for MPATHLETSGAALDADAVARLLAAEPERVPGLGEMMNFPGVLAGDGQVLAKLAAARGRLVDGHAPGLEGAALSAYVAAGPDSDHESTTIREALGKLRRGMHLMLREGSAEHNLLELLPVINEFNAQNCSLVTDDRHPDELLRLGHLDHAVRLAMGAGVAPVRAVQMASINTARRFGLAGRGAVAPGWRADFVLLDDLESFAISGCWLGGRPVDELDFASSVPLPGNTMRLGRPLAPELFAIPAAGRRARAIGVVPGQIVTRALEADVPARGGLAQADPGRDLAKLAVVERHAATGNVGLGFVQGLGLARGAVASSVAHDSHNIVAAGMDDADLALAARAVAEAGGGLAAALDGRVLALLPLPVAGLMSDRGADEVVAGLEALRAATRGLLRPGHDADPFMILSFLALPVIPALKLTDRGLVDVERFAHVPLFVE
- a CDS encoding CHASE2 domain-containing protein — protein: MASDIKRLFERFKDSWAFLVTFGMLTTVLAAWLYVQQPGFLRDLNFKVYDTLLRATAGTVTTKVPVVVDLDEASLARFGQWPWPRYRVALLLAKIREAGALAVGLDIVFPEPDRTSPKVLKEALRRDLQVDVAFAGMPDALMDNDLIFGDVVGNGPFVLGYYFHFDRELDEVRGAASECALHPVSLVEKRHKGAPPASEFLISAPAVVCNIPEISEKAHMSGFFNTEPDPDGIYRKTPLFVRHKDKLYPNLALATLMAATGQRQALVNVSTQGIESVRIGQIEVPVDPRGQIYTKYRGKRGAFRYVPAWRVLEGKISEGELEGKIVFLGTSAAGLLDLRATPFDPILPGVEVHATVVDNILAQDFIQRPVWAWGLEFVLLLAAGALTTALLTWVGAAWSVLPLAASAGGMWYGAYWSMQAKGFFLSPLYPLIMLAVNFTVLTLLKYWREEGQKKYLHATFQSYLSPELIDEMFRSKANPTLGGEARVITAFFSDVQSFSTFSEKLTATQLVELLNEYLTAMTDILLADRGTLDKYEGDAVVAFFGAPMDVPDHGYRACRVAVAMQRRLGELREKWRAERQAPGEPERNVKGYPPEVWTPGDKWPRIVHEMRVRIGLNSGEIVVGNMGSTMRMNYTMMGDAVNLAARLESGAKQYGVYTLVSEATLDQPAWDEEGAPCTVRDLVEARFIDNIAVVGKSEPVRVYEVVALRGGLTEGQRELLREFDAAMEHYLAMRWDAAREGFARADALELVPQAKVTPSRAFMARCELFKANPPVGPGETWDGVFRLTSK
- the fsa gene encoding fructose-6-phosphate aldolase, translated to MRFFIDTANLEEIRRAKAYGLIDGVTTNPSLFAREKEDWRTLAQKICAEVEGPVSLEVVGLTAAEMVREARELVQFGPNVVVKIPMTMEGLAAVRELTGMGIDTNVTLVFSPLQALLAAKAGASYVSPFVGRVDDVGAEGMALVEQIVTIFTNYGFSTQTLVASVRSPMHILQSALLGADVATIPFNVLEKLASHPLTDKGLDAFLADWKKTPGAGA
- a CDS encoding transcriptional regulator: MLKFLILAAGLFLLYKLFKGDARRKEMKEEKEQETLKASGEMVKDPICGSYVSREDCEIRVRNGETVHCFCSYECRDKYVKQLEGKSEEPKPVE
- the folK gene encoding 2-amino-4-hydroxy-6-hydroxymethyldihydropteridine diphosphokinase, which gives rise to MPHRRAVEAFVCLGSNLGDPVENLARALERLGRIPGVRPGGASRVYRTEPQDRRDQPWFANQVARVLCDETVTPHGLLDALLGIELALGRDRSTGPGAPARFGPRVIDLDLLLFGGLVLRDARLELPHPRMGQRAFVLVPLAELAPGLRLPGGQAVEDALARLDFQVVSGPQGEEIRQ